A stretch of Kaistella flava (ex Peng et al. 2021) DNA encodes these proteins:
- a CDS encoding glycosyltransferase — MKKISILFILPDLETGGAERIVTTIANHLPREKFEPKILLLRKEGGYLEFLKDDVEIIDIKTPRIRHSLKPILKEIRKRKPDVVFSGFGEVNAYLALFIKLFPKTKFIARETNVVSQHVTRKEIRFFYKFYNNYDKIICQSDDMQNDLIENFKIKKEKLIKINNPVDFDFIDEKLATSEKPGSFKDDFKNIVAIGNLSSRKGFDNLLKVFSHLKNEKILLHILGNGRDKELLHQMKKDLGLKNVIFHGQQKNPYQFLKFADLFILSSRYEGFPNVLLEAGACGTYSLVNNCLGGITEIIQPGINGEISNIENHLEFGNKILTVLKEAHDSEAIKNSISSRFSKDFILKKYENVLENIIT; from the coding sequence ATGAAAAAAATCTCTATCCTCTTTATACTTCCCGATTTAGAAACTGGCGGAGCAGAGCGAATCGTAACAACGATTGCGAATCATTTGCCACGCGAAAAGTTTGAACCAAAAATTCTACTCTTAAGAAAAGAAGGAGGTTATCTGGAATTTTTAAAAGATGATGTTGAGATTATCGATATTAAAACGCCCCGAATTCGTCATTCTTTAAAACCAATTTTAAAGGAAATTCGCAAGAGAAAACCTGATGTCGTTTTCAGTGGTTTCGGTGAAGTGAACGCTTATCTTGCTTTATTTATTAAACTTTTTCCGAAGACAAAATTCATCGCCAGAGAAACTAACGTTGTTTCGCAACACGTTACCCGAAAGGAAATCCGATTTTTTTATAAGTTCTACAATAACTATGATAAGATTATTTGTCAGAGCGACGATATGCAAAATGACCTGATTGAGAATTTTAAAATTAAAAAAGAGAAATTGATTAAGATTAATAATCCGGTTGATTTTGATTTTATTGATGAAAAGTTAGCAACTTCAGAAAAGCCAGGATCTTTTAAAGATGATTTTAAAAATATTGTGGCTATTGGAAATCTATCTTCCAGAAAAGGTTTTGATAATTTATTAAAAGTTTTCAGTCATTTAAAAAATGAAAAGATTCTGCTACATATTTTAGGAAATGGACGAGATAAGGAACTGCTTCATCAAATGAAAAAAGATTTGGGATTAAAAAACGTCATCTTTCACGGACAGCAAAAAAATCCTTATCAGTTTTTGAAGTTCGCAGATTTATTTATTCTCTCTTCCCGTTACGAAGGTTTTCCAAATGTTTTGTTGGAAGCAGGAGCGTGCGGAACTTATTCTTTGGTGAATAATTGTCTTGGTGGAATTACTGAAATTATTCAGCCAGGAATAAATGGTGAGATTTCTAATATTGAAAATCATCTGGAATTTGGAAATAAAATATTGACTGTGCTTAAAGAAGCTCATGATTCTGAAGCCATCAAAAATTCTATTTCCTCTCGGTTTTCAAAAGATTTTATTTTAAAGAAGTACGAAAATGTTTTAGAAAACATCATTACATAA